A stretch of DNA from Microlunatus capsulatus:
TCCGCGACGCGTATGGCGACCTCCTCTTCCCGGGAACCTCCACACTGCACACCCGGGCAAAGTACTTGCTTTTCATCCCTTGGTGCTCGATCGCAGCAGCCGGACGCGGATACACCGGGGAACGCCTGGAACGAGCCAGCCGCGACAACGAACGTCGACTAATCCAGACTCTGAGCTCGATACCCGGCGTCCATGGCCTGATCGGCGGTCGACGAGGGTGGACTGTTCGCAATCTGCCCTCGGGGACCTACCGCACCGCCCTCGAGCGCTGGCACATTCAAGGCGATAACGACCAGGACATTCCGTCGCCTGACGACGGCGAGTTGGTCGTCGCCACCCACGGCTGGCACCGCCGGCTTCCGGCGCCACCGCTCGACTTCCCCGAACGGGCTCCTGGGGCCTTCGCGCTCACCTACGGCGAGGCCGAATATCTCCAGGGCCGGCTGCTGAGCATCGACGGTCCGCCGTCGCTCTTCGCCTACCTCGCCGACCACTGCGGCCGCGCGTTGGAGGCGCCACGCCTCTGGAAAGAACCAATTGTCGAACAAGCGCCGCCTCACATCAGGGACGATGTCCAATTGGCTGAGACGTTCTCCACGATCGCCCACGGCGCCAACCTGCTCTACAACTACCTCGTCGCGCGGAAGTACGAGCAGGACGGCTGGACGACAGTCGAGAACCCGGTCGAACGCTACGAGGCGCGGCTCGACGACTGGGCGGTCAAACTCCGGGAGCTGGGACCGTCCTGGCCGTCATGGAGAGACATCCGGACGAGAGCGGCCGACGAGAACGGCAATGTCCTGCGCAACGTGAGTCTAAACGCCTTCGCCGAGGCTTGGTTCTCGCTCGTGGCGCAGGAGGAACCGCACGACCTCTGGCGCTCAGATGCCGCGCAGACGCTCGTACGAAGCCGGGAGGTCTCGATCAAGAGACTCCAATCTCGCTTCACCAACCCGACCATGCTGTCTCGGTGGGGCGGTTCGAGCGGTGCCGGAGCCTTCGAGTTCCGCTGGAGTCAGGCCCGGCAGCTGCTGAACGACGTCATCGCCGGCTTGAGGAGCGATGACGTTGCTGTCGCCTGACGACCGATCGGCGTTGATCAGCGCACTCCGGCCTCCGCTGGGGATGGTGCTGGGCCAAGCCGTGGCCACGACCTTCACGCTCGACCTCGAGACGGCGATGAGCATTCCGATCGCATTTGCCCGCGGTCGGAGCCAGGACCTGAACGACCCGATCTCCGTGATGGAGGCGCTGCGCGACTGCCGGGACCGGATTGACATCTTCTGCCAAGCGGGAGCCATCAGGCCACCGACGACCCAGTCGACGCTGTTCGCGTTCTTGGAGCCGATGATCACCCAGGTCTGGCAGCGGTCGAGGTTGTTCCACCCCAAGATTTGGCTCCTGCGGTACGACGGTCCGCTGGGCTCCCGCATGCGACTGCTGGTGCTCACGCGCAACCTGACGGCCGACCGTGCATGGGACCTCGCGGTGTCCCTCGACGGGGAGGTTGACCCGAAGCAGCGCCGCGACCGTTCTCTCCCGGAGCTGGTGAAGTGGGCGCTCAGCCACACGAAGGGCCCGGCACTCGGCCCACGGCGGCAGGAGAGGCTGCAGGGTCTCTTGGGCGACGCGGCTCGCACGGCTTGGGAGAAGCCGGCCGACGCGTGGGAGGTCACCCTGCACGCCCTCGGCGTCGGGCTGCCGAACACACTCAAGTTGGCTGGGACTCGGGCCCTCGTGGTCTCGCCGTTCATCCAGGCCGACGGTCTCGACCTGATCAAGGCGCGCACCCACGTCGTCGTGTCCCGACCCGAGGAGCTTGACCGGCTCGACGACGCGGCCCTGAGCCGGATCGATGCCCGAGTGCTCAACGAGGCCGCCTGGCTGTCCGAGGGCGGAGAAGACAACCAGCTGACCGGCCTCCACGCGAAGGCCTACGTGATCGAGTACGACCGACGAGCATGGAACATCCTGGGTTCGCCGAACGCCACACGCCCGGGCCTGGTCGGCGACCGGCGAGCGAACATCGAGTTCGCCGTGACCCTCGAAGGGTCCAAGAGGGATTTCGGCCTCGACCGCTGGCTGAGCGACGACAGCCTGGGGCACCTCCTGGTGGACTACGACAGACAGTCGCCGAGTGCTCTCGACGAGACGTCCGAGGCGCTGGAGAGCACGCTTAGCAGTTTGGCGGGCGTCTCCTTCAGCGCTCGAGCGGCTGCCGACGGAGACGCCTGGTCGGAGCTCGTTTGGCCCGAGGAGTCGCTGCTCTACCCGTCGACGCAGCAGGTAGGAGTCGAGCTCCTGACCACCAGGGGGCGCCGACAAGCCTTGTCGAACGGTTCCGTCGATGCTGTCTGCTTCGCGTCCCTCACGATTCCCGAGGTGACCCCGTTCCTGATTCTCACAGTGGAGCAGGACGGGCAGTCGGCATCAGCCTGCCTGCGCGCGACGCTCCTGGACGACGTACCAGAGCGGCTCGACCACGTCCTGATGGGCCAGGTCGACACCGCCGAGAAGTTCCTGCGCTGGCTCCTGAT
This window harbors:
- a CDS encoding DUF6361 family protein, which produces MSFVAWLDHSTEDERRVREMIRSFDQPETQDALGFGQVRDAYGDLLFPGTSTLHTRAKYLLFIPWCSIAAAGRGYTGERLERASRDNERRLIQTLSSIPGVHGLIGGRRGWTVRNLPSGTYRTALERWHIQGDNDQDIPSPDDGELVVATHGWHRRLPAPPLDFPERAPGAFALTYGEAEYLQGRLLSIDGPPSLFAYLADHCGRALEAPRLWKEPIVEQAPPHIRDDVQLAETFSTIAHGANLLYNYLVARKYEQDGWTTVENPVERYEARLDDWAVKLRELGPSWPSWRDIRTRAADENGNVLRNVSLNAFAEAWFSLVAQEEPHDLWRSDAAQTLVRSREVSIKRLQSRFTNPTMLSRWGGSSGAGAFEFRWSQARQLLNDVIAGLRSDDVAVA
- a CDS encoding phospholipase D family protein: MTLLSPDDRSALISALRPPLGMVLGQAVATTFTLDLETAMSIPIAFARGRSQDLNDPISVMEALRDCRDRIDIFCQAGAIRPPTTQSTLFAFLEPMITQVWQRSRLFHPKIWLLRYDGPLGSRMRLLVLTRNLTADRAWDLAVSLDGEVDPKQRRDRSLPELVKWALSHTKGPALGPRRQERLQGLLGDAARTAWEKPADAWEVTLHALGVGLPNTLKLAGTRALVVSPFIQADGLDLIKARTHVVVSRPEELDRLDDAALSRIDARVLNEAAWLSEGGEDNQLTGLHAKAYVIEYDRRAWNILGSPNATRPGLVGDRRANIEFAVTLEGSKRDFGLDRWLSDDSLGHLLVDYDRQSPSALDETSEALESTLSSLAGVSFSARAAADGDAWSELVWPEESLLYPSTQQVGVELLTTRGRRQALSNGSVDAVCFASLTIPEVTPFLILTVEQDGQSASACLRATLLDDVPERLDHVLMGQVDTAEKFLRWLLMLLAEDPGAGFLVPLDEERSGGSWLVQAQQRGLFEAMVTGLADHPEQLHLIERFVDKVLSSPDNRQVLPEGFVELWQVVRTALARGTAA